The genomic DNA ATGAATTTAACTGCTGACTCTGTTTGGAATGAATGCTTGTCTTTTATAAAAGACAATATCAAGCCGCAAGCATACAAAACTTGGTTTGAACCGATCAAACCCGTAAAACTTTCAGGAGAAGCGTTAACGATACAGGTACCTAGTAAGTTTTTTTATGAATGGTTAGAAGAACATTATATTAAGTTATTAAGAGTTGCGTTAGTTAGACAATTAGGTAGTGATGCCAAATTGATTTACGACGTAAAAATGGAAAACAATTATAGCAGTAATAGACCGCAAATTGTTAAAATTCCTAGCTCTAACAGAGATCCGTTAAAACCACAAAATGTTACTGCTCCTATAGATTCAGGTAAAAGAGAATTAAGAAACCCGTTTGTAATTCCAGGGTTACAGAAAGTTAAAATAGAATCTCAATTAAACCCTAATTACAATTTTGTAAACTTTATAGAAGGAGACGCTAATAGGTTGGCACGTTCTGCAGGTATGGCAGTTGCTAACAAACCAGGCGGAACTTCTTTTAATCCATTATTAATTTATGGGGGAGTTGGTTTAGGAAAAACACATTTAGCACACGCTATTGGTGTAGATATAAAAGATAAATACCCAGATAAAACGGTGTTGTATATTTCTTCGGAAAAATTTACACAACAATTTATAGATTCAGTAAAGTCGAATACAAGAAATGATTTTATTCATTTCTATCAAATGGTAGATGTTTTAATTATTGATGATGTTCAATTCTTATCTGGTAAAGCAGGAACACAAGATGTTTTCTTCCATATTTTTAACCATTTACACCAAAATGGAAAACAAGTAATTTTAACATCAGACAAAGCACCTGTAGATATGCAAGACATAGAACAGCGTTTGTTATCTCGTTTTAAATGGGGATTGTCTGCGGAATTACAAGCACCAGATTATGAAACTAGAATTTCTATTTTAGACAATAAACTGTATAGAGATGGTGTAGAAATGCCAGAAGAAATTGTTGGTTATATCGCTAAAAA from Polaribacter sp. ALD11 includes the following:
- the dnaA gene encoding chromosomal replication initiator protein DnaA translates to MNLTADSVWNECLSFIKDNIKPQAYKTWFEPIKPVKLSGEALTIQVPSKFFYEWLEEHYIKLLRVALVRQLGSDAKLIYDVKMENNYSSNRPQIVKIPSSNRDPLKPQNVTAPIDSGKRELRNPFVIPGLQKVKIESQLNPNYNFVNFIEGDANRLARSAGMAVANKPGGTSFNPLLIYGGVGLGKTHLAHAIGVDIKDKYPDKTVLYISSEKFTQQFIDSVKSNTRNDFIHFYQMVDVLIIDDVQFLSGKAGTQDVFFHIFNHLHQNGKQVILTSDKAPVDMQDIEQRLLSRFKWGLSAELQAPDYETRISILDNKLYRDGVEMPEEIVGYIAKNIKSNVRELEGVIISMIAQASFNRREFSLELAKQIVDKFVKNTKKEVSIDYIQKEVSKYFDMDVATLQSKTRKRHIVQARQLAMYFAKRLTKTSLASIGNQIGQRDHATVLHACKTVDNLTETDKQFRKYVDDLTKKLTF